A stretch of the Streptosporangium sp. NBC_01755 genome encodes the following:
- a CDS encoding amidohydrolase family protein encodes MTTLILRQARLLDLDHDGSMGDVVVADGRIVAVGPGAGAAHVPAETESVEIVDLGGDILIPGLVNSHTHSNQSIEKGLCDALPLDAWMVVASYGGAGARLSPRDLYVSAMVGGLEMIRTGTTSVLDCARADLEWIDEGMDAIMQAYLDLGLRASVAIQFSDLDFFSSLPIDLVPGGAALRRPPSARPDEVLAAASRFLDRWEGTSPRVRPILGPSSLPRCSTELFGATVDLVRARGTRMQTHLLSARSQIDVARERFGGSTVEFLRKMGALEDWASFAHAIWLDEREVAMFAETDAVAVHNPASNLKLGAGVAPVPALLRAGARVALGSDGASSNDTQNMFETLKLSTIVHRVQGPPATWPTAIDGLTMCWTGGARALGADLGRIAVGALADLTVLDADHVWPAPAAQLRHQITYGELGSAVRKVYVDGAPVLVDGTVTTVDEAAIRAEARELTTRIWSSLPARLARFEEVRPTLERIEAASGVRATPSCG; translated from the coding sequence ATGACAACCCTCATCCTCCGCCAGGCCAGACTGCTCGACCTCGACCATGACGGATCGATGGGGGACGTGGTCGTCGCCGACGGGCGCATCGTGGCCGTCGGTCCCGGAGCGGGCGCGGCACACGTGCCCGCGGAAACGGAGTCCGTGGAGATCGTCGACCTCGGCGGCGACATCCTCATCCCGGGACTCGTCAACTCCCACACCCACTCCAACCAGAGCATCGAGAAGGGACTGTGCGACGCGCTGCCCCTCGACGCGTGGATGGTGGTGGCGAGCTACGGCGGAGCGGGTGCCCGGCTGAGCCCTCGCGACCTGTACGTCTCGGCGATGGTCGGCGGCCTGGAGATGATCCGCACCGGCACCACCTCCGTCCTCGACTGCGCCCGCGCGGACCTGGAGTGGATCGACGAGGGCATGGACGCGATCATGCAGGCGTACCTGGACCTGGGTCTGCGCGCGTCGGTCGCGATCCAGTTCTCCGACCTGGACTTCTTCTCCTCCCTCCCCATCGATCTCGTTCCCGGCGGAGCGGCGCTGAGGCGGCCTCCGTCGGCGCGGCCGGACGAGGTGCTCGCCGCGGCCTCGCGCTTCCTGGACCGCTGGGAGGGGACGTCCCCCCGAGTGCGGCCGATCCTGGGCCCCTCCTCCCTGCCGCGCTGTTCCACCGAGTTGTTCGGAGCCACCGTCGACCTCGTCCGGGCGCGGGGCACTCGGATGCAGACCCACCTGCTGTCCGCCCGCTCGCAGATCGATGTGGCGCGTGAGCGGTTCGGGGGATCGACCGTCGAGTTCCTGCGGAAGATGGGTGCCCTGGAGGACTGGGCCTCCTTCGCGCACGCCATCTGGCTGGACGAGCGCGAGGTGGCGATGTTCGCCGAGACCGACGCGGTCGCCGTCCACAACCCCGCGAGCAATCTCAAGCTCGGTGCCGGTGTGGCACCGGTTCCCGCTCTGCTGCGGGCCGGCGCGCGAGTGGCCCTCGGATCGGACGGGGCCAGCAGCAACGACACCCAGAACATGTTCGAGACGTTGAAGCTCTCCACCATCGTCCACCGGGTGCAGGGCCCGCCGGCGACCTGGCCGACCGCGATCGACGGGCTGACCATGTGCTGGACAGGTGGTGCGCGCGCGCTCGGTGCCGATCTGGGCCGGATCGCGGTCGGCGCCCTCGCCGACCTCACGGTGCTCGACGCCGATCACGTGTGGCCGGCCCCGGCGGCGCAGCTCCGGCACCAGATCACCTACGGCGAGCTCGGATCGGCGGTGCGGAAGGTGTACGTGGACGGCGCGCCCGTACTCGTGGACGGAACCGTGACAACGGTCGACGAGGCGGCGATCCGAGCCGAGGCACGAGAACTCACCACGCGGATCTGGAGCTCGCTCCCGGCCAGGCTGGCGAGGTTCGAGGAGGTACGCCCGACGCTGGAACGGATCGAGGCGGCCAGCGGCGTCCGGGCGACCCCGTCATGCGGCTAG
- a CDS encoding cysteine hydrolase family protein — MRLETQLDPADVGLLVVDMQNGFCHPDGARGKAFGPGAVRRPREIIPNVVNMVGLAHRLDIPVWFTQQVHYNEDAGRTRRRIPSHLERRGVKLELCRRGTWDAELLDEMKAVRRPEDEIVVKHRSSAFYSTTLECELRMRAVQVLVVTGTTTSFCVDSTIRDAYARDFDVIVPAECVADSDDAAQAATLACIDRFHGVVTTMTDLTRALGA, encoded by the coding sequence ATGCGGCTTGAGACCCAACTCGATCCGGCCGACGTCGGGCTTCTCGTCGTGGACATGCAGAACGGCTTCTGCCATCCCGACGGCGCCCGAGGCAAGGCGTTCGGCCCCGGCGCGGTCCGCCGGCCACGCGAGATCATCCCGAACGTCGTCAACATGGTCGGCCTCGCGCACCGGCTCGACATCCCGGTCTGGTTCACCCAGCAGGTGCACTACAACGAGGACGCCGGAAGAACGCGACGCAGGATCCCGTCCCATCTGGAGCGGCGCGGCGTGAAGCTCGAACTCTGCCGGCGCGGGACCTGGGACGCCGAACTGCTCGACGAGATGAAGGCGGTCCGCCGCCCGGAGGACGAGATCGTCGTCAAACACCGGTCGAGTGCCTTCTACTCGACCACGCTGGAGTGCGAGCTGCGCATGCGCGCGGTGCAGGTTCTGGTGGTGACCGGGACGACCACCAGTTTCTGCGTGGACTCCACCATCCGTGACGCCTACGCCAGGGACTTTGACGTCATCGTGCCCGCCGAATGCGTCGCGGACTCCGACGACGCGGCCCAGGCCGCCACCCTGGCCTGCATAGACCGGTTCCATGGCGTGGTGACCACCATGACCGACCTGACCAGGGCACTGGGCGCCTGA
- a CDS encoding thiamine pyrophosphate-dependent enzyme: MKRAEVARAVAAAATEHVVITSLGSAGRAWREHGGTNPTFYGSDPMGAAPTFALGAALARPDREFVLLEGDGDLTMGLGSLLTLAGAAPGNLRVVVFENGRYETGGGQPLSAAGLADIAALAAAAGWGWTRTVERDATAEDLAAAVTALLAARAPALLVVRVDVEPSPYGGPGPHSGGEARAVFQQRFQAWDHMIENGNR; this comes from the coding sequence GTGAAACGCGCCGAGGTGGCCCGCGCGGTCGCGGCGGCGGCCACGGAACACGTCGTGATCACGAGTCTGGGCAGCGCCGGGCGCGCGTGGCGCGAGCACGGTGGAACCAACCCCACGTTCTACGGCTCGGACCCCATGGGCGCCGCCCCGACGTTCGCCCTGGGCGCGGCCCTGGCCCGGCCCGACCGGGAGTTCGTGCTCCTGGAGGGCGACGGCGACCTGACGATGGGCCTGGGATCGTTGCTCACCCTCGCCGGCGCCGCACCGGGCAACCTGCGCGTCGTGGTCTTCGAGAACGGCCGTTACGAGACCGGTGGAGGCCAGCCGCTCAGCGCGGCCGGCCTGGCCGACATCGCGGCGCTCGCGGCCGCCGCCGGCTGGGGCTGGACCCGCACCGTCGAGCGTGACGCGACGGCCGAGGACCTGGCGGCGGCGGTCACGGCGCTGCTGGCCGCCCGCGCCCCGGCGCTGCTCGTCGTCCGCGTCGACGTCGAACCGTCACCGTACGGCGGCCCGGGACCGCATTCCGGCGGCGAGGCCAGGGCCGTCTTCCAGCAGCGGTTCCAGGCATGGGACCACATGATCGAGAACGGAAACCGATGA
- a CDS encoding (2Fe-2S)-binding protein, protein MPRPDGARPDGARPDGARPDSGWEARRIRIRVDGEVVEDSLTDLGVSLLTVLRRNGRTAPKSACGRGECGACTVLLGDRVVMSCTVLAAAVTADVTTAAGLAADDLRESFADHVAFQCGFCTPGQIVRAEALLREGSCPTRAEVTRAMAGNVCRCTGYVQIIDAIMDTMEKRRVEGSDCVPQ, encoded by the coding sequence ATGCCACGACCTGACGGCGCACGACCTGACGGCGCACGACCCGACGGCGCACGACCGGACTCCGGCTGGGAAGCGCGGCGGATCCGGATCCGCGTCGACGGCGAGGTGGTCGAGGATTCGCTCACCGATCTGGGTGTGTCGCTACTCACCGTGCTTCGCCGCAACGGCCGCACGGCGCCCAAGTCGGCCTGCGGCCGAGGTGAGTGCGGCGCCTGCACGGTGCTGCTGGGCGATCGCGTCGTCATGTCGTGCACCGTGCTCGCGGCCGCGGTCACCGCCGACGTGACCACGGCCGCCGGGCTCGCGGCGGACGACCTGCGCGAGTCGTTCGCCGACCATGTCGCGTTCCAGTGCGGATTCTGCACACCCGGCCAGATCGTCCGCGCCGAGGCCCTGTTGCGCGAGGGCTCCTGCCCGACCCGTGCGGAGGTCACCCGCGCGATGGCCGGAAACGTCTGCCGCTGCACCGGATACGTGCAGATCATCGACGCGATCATGGACACGATGGAGAAGCGGCGAGTCGAGGGATCAGATTGCGTACCTCAGTAG
- a CDS encoding dihydroorotase: MKVDTLVKGGRLVTPQGVVEAAIAVRDGRIVAIGDEDSLPAAAEVIDCAGKHVLPGLVDPHVHLGGGRPLAEIFASETASAAIGGVTTVLQYRRSGTSFFETFPAERELARSRMIVDTQFHFIIGTMDQVEQIPEYAAEFGVTSFKFYMGGYEPGNPIGLVTVNDALLYAAMERIRELGPYGWCMVHCEDDSLVSHLTHQVKARGGNDLAAYTESRPAFVEEQDLLRAIWLADLQECPLYVPHTTVGMAVDAAAESRRKGRTVVLETCPHYLALTADDARLACQGPGVGKVAPALRDHDHQAELWRGLREGWISTIGSDHVPIAKNGRGFWEEAPGFAGLATMLPVVLTEGVLRGRITLEKVAETMSYNPARLFGLYPRKGALQVGSDADLVLVDLEREAVVGPEVTQSEFPSAFEGTPLKGWPVLTMRRGEVIFRDGKVLAEPGSGQIVEKNPADAGGGRNWHAA; encoded by the coding sequence ATGAAAGTGGACACCCTGGTCAAGGGTGGACGGCTGGTCACGCCGCAGGGCGTCGTCGAGGCGGCCATCGCGGTACGAGACGGGCGGATCGTGGCGATCGGCGACGAGGACTCGCTGCCGGCGGCGGCGGAGGTGATCGACTGCGCCGGCAAGCACGTGCTGCCGGGCCTGGTGGACCCCCATGTGCATCTCGGCGGAGGGCGGCCCCTGGCGGAGATCTTCGCCTCCGAGACCGCCTCGGCGGCGATCGGCGGCGTGACGACGGTACTGCAGTACCGTCGCAGCGGCACGTCGTTCTTCGAGACGTTCCCCGCCGAACGTGAACTCGCCCGCTCCCGGATGATCGTGGACACCCAGTTCCACTTCATCATCGGGACGATGGACCAGGTCGAGCAGATCCCCGAGTACGCGGCCGAGTTCGGCGTCACCAGTTTCAAGTTCTACATGGGCGGCTACGAGCCGGGAAATCCCATCGGGCTGGTGACGGTGAACGACGCCCTGCTCTACGCGGCGATGGAACGCATCCGCGAGCTCGGGCCCTACGGCTGGTGCATGGTCCACTGCGAGGACGACTCACTGGTCAGCCACCTGACCCACCAGGTCAAGGCTCGCGGTGGCAACGACCTGGCCGCGTACACCGAGTCCAGGCCGGCCTTCGTCGAGGAGCAGGACCTGCTGCGCGCGATCTGGCTGGCCGACCTGCAGGAGTGCCCGCTCTACGTGCCGCACACCACTGTGGGCATGGCGGTCGACGCGGCGGCGGAGTCCCGCCGCAAGGGACGCACCGTCGTCCTGGAGACCTGCCCGCACTACCTGGCGCTGACCGCCGACGACGCGCGGCTGGCCTGCCAGGGCCCCGGCGTGGGCAAGGTGGCGCCCGCGCTGCGCGACCACGACCACCAGGCCGAGCTGTGGCGCGGCCTCCGGGAGGGCTGGATCTCGACCATCGGATCGGATCACGTGCCCATCGCCAAGAACGGGCGCGGTTTCTGGGAGGAGGCCCCGGGGTTCGCCGGCCTGGCCACGATGCTGCCGGTCGTCCTCACCGAAGGCGTCCTGCGCGGCCGGATCACCCTGGAGAAGGTCGCCGAGACCATGTCCTACAACCCGGCGCGGCTGTTCGGCCTCTACCCGCGCAAGGGCGCGCTGCAGGTCGGCTCGGACGCCGACCTCGTGCTGGTCGACCTGGAGCGGGAGGCCGTGGTCGGGCCCGAGGTCACGCAGAGCGAGTTCCCGAGCGCGTTCGAGGGGACTCCGCTGAAGGGCTGGCCCGTGCTCACCATGCGGCGCGGTGAGGTGATCTTCCGTGACGGCAAGGTGCTCGCCGAACCGGGCAGCGGTCAGATCGTCGAGAAGAACCCGGCGGACGCCGGCGGGGGAAGGAACTGGCATGCGGCTTGA
- a CDS encoding thiamine pyrophosphate-binding protein, producing the protein MSSSSATPGDARAARIVDRLRAGGAGVAASLPDSWLSPLIDTVARTPEITHVRVTREDEGVAICAGASLMGRRAVLLCQNAGVLLAANVLAGYAHHHEIPLVVVAADRGGPQDGFFYQAYKGQVTPGVLTALGLPWHRVESERDDWLFERAFEQASLHRRPVVLLCSRAGLTGEAS; encoded by the coding sequence ATGAGTTCTTCGAGCGCGACCCCCGGCGACGCCCGGGCCGCGCGGATCGTCGACCGGCTGAGGGCCGGCGGTGCCGGCGTCGCCGCGTCGCTGCCGGACAGCTGGCTGAGCCCGCTGATCGACACGGTCGCGCGCACCCCGGAGATCACCCACGTGCGGGTGACCCGCGAGGACGAGGGGGTGGCGATCTGTGCCGGCGCGTCGCTCATGGGCCGCCGCGCCGTACTGCTCTGCCAGAACGCCGGAGTGCTGCTGGCGGCGAACGTGCTGGCCGGTTACGCCCACCACCACGAGATTCCGCTCGTCGTGGTCGCGGCCGACCGTGGCGGCCCACAGGACGGGTTCTTCTACCAGGCCTACAAGGGCCAGGTCACGCCGGGCGTGCTGACGGCTCTCGGCCTGCCCTGGCATCGCGTCGAGAGCGAACGTGACGACTGGCTTTTCGAGCGGGCCTTCGAGCAGGCGTCCCTGCACCGTCGCCCCGTCGTCCTGCTGTGCTCACGTGCCGGACTGACCGGGGAGGCATCGTGA
- a CDS encoding ABC transporter substrate-binding protein, translated as MAIGSKKEDIVEIDSITRRVRHRRTLGGMALAGALVLVTACGATSEETSGASPEATGPQTLKLTTLGLCNEISVYWAQEKELFTKHGVKIELVKSAGGAAGLTALQSGDVDLAFTNPFSTMLAISRGIGLQWIATAYGTPTSEDDGTNSIAISKDSGITSAKDLEGKTIGVNEVGGINQIITTAWLKAKGADPSTVKFVALPFAELASAVASGKIAASQVSAQNLKPELGLKSLGDPFVAAGNGKSLVFAGYVATTEKSKTLEPAMKGFQAALIEANEQIKLPENQDERFALSSSHCKQEVSMLKTIKENPYLAEVDTSALEQMAQLLKDQGMLPDPPTPDTFVPSYVVKKS; from the coding sequence ATGGCTATCGGTTCCAAGAAGGAAGACATCGTGGAGATAGATTCGATCACTCGGCGCGTCCGGCACCGGCGGACTCTCGGCGGCATGGCGTTGGCCGGTGCCCTGGTTCTGGTCACCGCGTGCGGGGCGACCTCGGAGGAGACCTCCGGCGCCTCGCCGGAGGCGACCGGACCGCAGACGCTCAAGCTCACCACGCTGGGACTGTGCAACGAGATCTCCGTGTACTGGGCCCAGGAGAAGGAACTGTTCACCAAGCACGGCGTGAAGATCGAGCTGGTGAAGTCGGCCGGTGGAGCCGCCGGTCTGACCGCGTTGCAGAGCGGTGACGTCGACCTCGCCTTCACCAACCCGTTCTCGACCATGCTCGCGATCTCACGGGGCATCGGCCTGCAGTGGATCGCGACCGCGTACGGCACCCCCACCTCCGAGGACGACGGGACCAACTCGATCGCCATCTCCAAGGACTCGGGGATCACGAGTGCGAAGGATCTCGAAGGCAAGACCATCGGGGTCAACGAGGTCGGTGGGATCAACCAGATCATCACCACCGCCTGGCTCAAGGCGAAGGGAGCCGACCCGTCGACCGTCAAGTTCGTGGCGCTGCCATTCGCCGAGCTGGCGTCGGCGGTGGCCAGCGGCAAGATCGCGGCCTCCCAGGTCTCGGCGCAGAACCTCAAGCCGGAGCTGGGCCTGAAGTCACTCGGCGACCCGTTCGTCGCCGCCGGCAACGGCAAGTCGCTGGTCTTCGCCGGTTACGTGGCCACGACCGAGAAGTCGAAGACGCTGGAGCCGGCGATGAAGGGGTTCCAGGCGGCGCTCATCGAGGCCAACGAGCAGATCAAGCTGCCGGAGAACCAGGACGAGCGCTTCGCGCTGTCGTCCTCGCACTGCAAGCAGGAGGTGAGCATGCTCAAGACCATCAAGGAGAACCCGTACCTGGCCGAGGTGGACACGAGCGCGCTTGAGCAGATGGCTCAGCTCCTGAAGGACCAGGGCATGCTCCCCGACCCGCCCACGCCCGACACCTTCGTACCGTCCTACGTCGTCAAGAAGAGCTGA
- a CDS encoding molybdopterin cofactor-binding domain-containing protein, which yields MRTSVVGTRVRPLDWTGKTTGTAPYSADALPEGTLVGRILRSPLPHARITRLDTGRALRVPGVHAVVTHRDLAPGTVYEHSGEPYSDRPPLAVDRVTYVGQEIAAVAADTVEAAELALSLIDIRYRRLKPVLSVAAALAPGAPRVQRRASGDNVSLTVSGVWGSAELARLNSAITVGGSFDYPRVTHACMEPNTTLAWWHGDRLELWTSTQAPHFVVHELARVLGLRVDQVVCRDVAVGGGFGSKSKVSEHEAVAGLLSMRSGLPVLVELSREEEIAATKPRHAFRTAMRAHADDTGRICWFEADVDADNGAFNHYGPSVIRAGIKQIGSLYRPDAVSWTGRLVDTNLPPGGQFRGYGAPQTALAIECLVDELAERTGTDPIEFRIRNANEPGSVALAGARIGSARLVECLESVRELIGWDEKKAAARPLRGLGVAVGMHASGSYAYPGGNVSAAGIDVTSTGEVVVRFGGSDAGTGQRTVLGQIAAEVLGVPIDRVEVIMGDWDETPPDMGAWSSRGTHMGGHAVKRAAEAMADRLRELGAAKLGGPEVTLRAGRVESAEDAIEIGELAATAPEAVDGRLRLDLEYLEERMEPYWTGIPTPNISPSYTFAAHAVEVEVDPDTGEIRVLDYVAAHDIGRAIHPGLVEGQIIGGVVQGLGAVLGENLIYEGGRVVNPSYLNYPLPRSTTAPSVRAVLIEGPEEAGPFDAKSVGEMSIVPPAPAVLNAVYDAIGIRFHQVPLTPDVVLRALRESHGTRERRYHLLRRPSRWQIELLRRLYPVGVHALLHRAGTRFARRLTPRPVREVLSPASVPEVVTALGSGPRGDVAVIGAGSDLLPQRDQNLANPHTLVSTSSVASLRRLDSDAGVAEIGAAVTLAELGRWARGRVPMLADAVGMIASAQIRDMATVGGNLAQAKRCWFFRNGFDCYKRGGSTCPCYAVTGDHRFQHAVIGGHRCQAVTPSDLATVFAALDARVRMTGPAGSREVPIGELYRGPGELRVRPGEFIESVSFTEPGSFTEPGSFAEPGRERRGVFEKLRQWDGDFAVVSLAMTADVDEAGAWHRPRIVFGALAPVPWRPTTVERAIEGRHPSVRELLSLTEHEFEHHAHPLARNEWKLDAAAGLLRRAAMALGAADR from the coding sequence TTGCGTACCTCAGTAGTCGGCACGCGGGTCCGCCCGCTCGACTGGACCGGCAAGACCACCGGAACCGCCCCCTACTCGGCCGACGCGTTGCCCGAGGGGACACTCGTGGGACGGATCCTGCGCTCCCCCCTCCCACACGCCCGGATCACCAGGCTCGACACCGGCCGGGCGCTACGGGTCCCGGGAGTGCACGCGGTCGTGACGCACCGGGACCTCGCTCCCGGAACCGTCTACGAGCACAGCGGCGAGCCGTACTCCGACCGCCCGCCCCTCGCCGTCGACCGGGTCACCTACGTCGGCCAGGAGATCGCCGCGGTGGCCGCCGACACCGTCGAGGCCGCGGAACTGGCACTGAGCCTCATCGACATCCGCTACCGGCGGCTGAAGCCGGTGCTCTCCGTCGCCGCCGCGCTCGCCCCCGGAGCGCCGAGGGTGCAACGCCGGGCGAGCGGGGACAACGTGTCACTGACCGTGTCCGGAGTCTGGGGTTCGGCCGAACTCGCGCGCCTCAACTCGGCCATCACGGTCGGCGGGTCGTTCGACTACCCGCGGGTCACCCACGCCTGCATGGAGCCGAACACCACGCTCGCCTGGTGGCACGGGGACCGCCTGGAACTGTGGACGTCGACCCAGGCCCCGCACTTCGTGGTACACGAGCTGGCCCGGGTCCTCGGCCTCCGGGTCGACCAGGTCGTCTGCCGTGACGTCGCGGTCGGCGGTGGCTTCGGGTCGAAGTCGAAGGTGTCGGAGCACGAGGCCGTCGCGGGCCTGCTGTCGATGCGCAGCGGACTACCGGTGCTCGTCGAGTTGAGCCGCGAGGAGGAGATCGCCGCGACGAAGCCCCGGCACGCCTTTCGCACCGCGATGCGCGCGCACGCGGACGACACCGGGCGGATCTGCTGGTTCGAGGCCGACGTCGACGCCGACAACGGCGCGTTCAACCACTACGGCCCGTCCGTGATCCGCGCGGGTATCAAGCAGATCGGCTCCCTCTACCGTCCGGACGCGGTCAGCTGGACGGGCCGTCTGGTCGACACCAACCTGCCTCCGGGCGGTCAGTTCCGCGGGTACGGCGCTCCGCAGACCGCGCTCGCGATCGAGTGCCTGGTCGACGAGCTGGCCGAGCGGACCGGGACCGATCCGATCGAGTTCCGGATCAGGAACGCCAACGAGCCCGGCTCGGTCGCGCTCGCGGGCGCGCGCATCGGTTCGGCCCGGCTGGTGGAGTGCCTGGAGTCGGTACGAGAGCTGATCGGGTGGGACGAGAAGAAGGCCGCCGCACGTCCCCTTCGCGGTCTCGGTGTGGCGGTCGGCATGCACGCGAGCGGTTCCTACGCCTACCCGGGCGGCAACGTCAGCGCGGCGGGGATCGACGTGACCTCGACCGGCGAGGTCGTGGTGCGCTTCGGCGGGTCCGACGCCGGGACGGGCCAGCGCACCGTGCTCGGGCAGATCGCCGCCGAGGTGCTGGGCGTCCCGATCGACCGTGTCGAAGTGATCATGGGTGACTGGGACGAGACGCCGCCGGACATGGGCGCCTGGTCGTCGCGGGGAACGCACATGGGCGGGCACGCCGTCAAGCGCGCCGCGGAGGCGATGGCCGACCGGTTGCGCGAGCTGGGCGCGGCGAAACTCGGGGGCCCCGAGGTCACGCTGCGCGCGGGGCGCGTCGAGTCCGCCGAGGACGCCATCGAGATCGGCGAGCTCGCCGCGACGGCACCGGAGGCCGTCGACGGGCGGCTGCGACTGGATCTGGAGTACCTCGAAGAGCGAATGGAGCCGTACTGGACGGGTATCCCCACCCCCAACATCTCACCGAGCTACACCTTCGCCGCGCACGCCGTCGAGGTCGAGGTCGATCCGGACACCGGCGAGATCCGCGTACTGGACTATGTGGCGGCCCATGACATCGGCCGGGCGATCCACCCGGGGCTGGTGGAGGGACAGATCATCGGGGGCGTCGTGCAGGGACTGGGCGCCGTCCTGGGGGAGAACCTCATCTACGAGGGCGGACGGGTCGTCAACCCGTCGTACCTGAACTATCCGCTGCCGCGCTCGACGACGGCACCGTCGGTGCGCGCGGTGCTCATCGAGGGCCCCGAGGAGGCCGGGCCGTTCGACGCGAAGAGCGTGGGTGAGATGTCCATCGTCCCGCCGGCGCCGGCGGTGCTCAACGCCGTGTACGACGCCATCGGCATCCGGTTCCACCAGGTGCCACTGACACCGGACGTCGTGCTGCGCGCACTGCGCGAGTCCCACGGCACCCGCGAGCGGCGTTATCACCTGCTCCGCCGCCCTTCACGCTGGCAGATCGAGCTGCTTCGCCGGCTCTACCCGGTCGGCGTCCACGCGCTGCTGCACCGCGCCGGAACCCGGTTCGCCCGTCGCCTGACCCCCCGGCCGGTCCGGGAGGTCCTCTCCCCGGCGAGCGTTCCCGAGGTGGTGACCGCGCTCGGGAGCGGGCCGCGCGGCGATGTGGCGGTCATCGGCGCCGGGTCCGACCTCCTGCCGCAACGGGATCAGAACCTGGCGAATCCACACACCCTGGTGTCGACGTCCTCGGTCGCATCGCTACGCCGGCTCGACTCCGACGCGGGGGTGGCCGAGATCGGCGCGGCGGTGACCCTCGCCGAACTCGGCCGGTGGGCTCGCGGGCGCGTACCGATGCTGGCCGACGCCGTCGGGATGATCGCCTCGGCGCAGATCCGTGACATGGCCACGGTGGGGGGCAACCTGGCGCAGGCCAAGCGGTGCTGGTTCTTCCGTAACGGGTTCGACTGCTACAAGCGCGGTGGCTCCACCTGCCCGTGCTACGCCGTCACCGGCGACCACCGGTTCCAGCACGCGGTCATCGGCGGGCATCGCTGCCAGGCGGTGACCCCCTCGGACCTGGCGACCGTCTTCGCCGCACTCGACGCACGGGTACGGATGACCGGGCCCGCCGGCAGCCGGGAGGTGCCGATCGGCGAGCTGTACCGCGGCCCCGGCGAGTTGCGCGTACGCCCCGGCGAGTTCATCGAGTCGGTGTCGTTCACCGAGCCGGGGTCGTTCACCGAGCCGGGGTCGTTCGCCGAGCCGGGCAGGGAGCGGCGCGGCGTCTTCGAGAAGCTGCGGCAGTGGGACGGCGACTTCGCCGTCGTCTCCCTCGCGATGACCGCCGACGTCGACGAGGCGGGCGCCTGGCACCGGCCGAGAATCGTCTTCGGCGCGCTGGCCCCGGTCCCGTGGCGTCCGACCACGGTCGAACGGGCGATCGAGGGACGGCACCCGTCCGTCCGGGAACTCCTCTCCCTGACCGAGCACGAGTTCGAGCACCACGCCCATCCCCTGGCCCGCAACGAGTGGAAGCTCGACGCCGCGGCGGGCCTGCTCCGGCGCGCCGCCATGGCCCTGGGCGCGGCAGACCGATGA
- a CDS encoding cation:proton antiporter regulatory subunit — protein sequence MEVEQTALPGIGLRHEFTTRSGRRIGIVSHRTGRRDLVLYDPDDPDRACETIKLNDEEADALAELLGAPRIVQRLNALHSEVEGLVSLQLPITPGSPYAGRPMGDARVRTRTGASIVAVVREGQVFASPAPDFGLLGNDVVVVVGSPESTSAVSDILSGG from the coding sequence GTGGAGGTCGAGCAGACGGCACTGCCCGGGATAGGACTGCGGCACGAGTTCACGACGCGGTCGGGCAGGCGCATTGGAATCGTCTCTCACCGCACAGGCCGCCGTGACCTGGTGCTTTACGACCCAGACGATCCCGATCGCGCATGCGAGACCATAAAACTGAACGACGAGGAGGCCGACGCGCTCGCCGAACTGCTCGGCGCCCCCCGCATCGTGCAGCGCCTCAACGCCCTGCACAGCGAGGTCGAGGGGCTCGTCAGCCTGCAACTGCCGATCACGCCCGGCTCGCCGTACGCCGGCCGGCCGATGGGTGACGCGCGCGTCCGCACCCGTACCGGCGCCTCCATCGTGGCCGTGGTTCGCGAGGGCCAGGTGTTCGCCAGCCCCGCCCCCGATTTCGGTCTGCTCGGCAACGACGTGGTGGTCGTGGTGGGCAGCCCGGAGAGCACCTCCGCCGTCTCTGACATCCTGTCCGGCGGGTAG